Proteins from a genomic interval of Thermoanaerobacterium thermosaccharolyticum DSM 571:
- the glmS gene encoding glutamine--fructose-6-phosphate transaminase (isomerizing) encodes MCGIVGYIGDEQATPILIEGLKKLEYRGYDSAGIAVINDGNINIKKAKGRISELEEALKKDNLYGSIGIGHTRWATHGEPSDINSHPHLSQSGIIAVVHNGIIENYLPLKKRLIEEGYTFKSETDTEVVANLLEYYYKGDIVEAVMKVLDRIEGSYALGVLSKDHPDMIVAARKDAPLIVGLGDGENFIASDVPAILRHTRKVYFLDDKEIAIIKKDSVKIIDAFGKDVQKSVFEVKWDVESAEKSGYEHFMLKEIHEQPNAIKDTLRGRIINDGEIVLDKVKITKDEIDKIEKIFIVACGTAYHAGVVGKYAIEKFARIPVEVDIASEFRYREPIINERTLTIVVSQSGETADTIAALKEAKKHNSRVIAITNVVGSSISREADDVIYTWAGPEIAVASTKAYTTQLVALYLIALDLALKKGTIEKEYAKQICDELKKLPERAERILNYKDELQEFASNHFNTKDVFYLGRGLDYAVAMEGSLKLKEISYIHSEAYAAGELKHGTLALIENGTLVIALATQEHLFEKMLSNIREVTTRGGYVLAFAMEGNKQLEGIVEKVIYLPKTMEEVAPIITVIPLQLLAYYMAVEKGCDVDKPRNLAKSVTVE; translated from the coding sequence ATGTGTGGAATTGTTGGATATATTGGTGATGAACAGGCGACACCAATATTGATTGAAGGACTTAAAAAGCTTGAGTACAGGGGGTACGATTCTGCCGGTATAGCTGTCATAAACGACGGCAATATAAATATAAAAAAGGCAAAAGGCAGAATAAGTGAACTGGAAGAAGCACTTAAAAAAGACAATCTTTATGGTTCCATAGGAATAGGTCATACTAGATGGGCAACACATGGGGAACCATCTGATATAAATTCGCATCCACATTTGTCACAGTCCGGGATAATTGCCGTTGTTCATAACGGTATAATAGAAAATTATTTGCCATTAAAGAAAAGGCTGATAGAAGAAGGCTACACATTTAAATCAGAGACGGATACAGAAGTTGTTGCAAATCTTCTTGAGTACTATTACAAGGGAGATATAGTAGAGGCCGTTATGAAAGTCCTCGATAGAATAGAAGGATCTTATGCGCTTGGTGTACTTTCAAAAGACCATCCAGATATGATAGTTGCTGCAAGAAAAGATGCTCCACTTATAGTTGGCCTTGGAGATGGTGAAAACTTTATTGCATCAGACGTACCAGCCATATTGAGACACACGAGAAAAGTGTACTTCCTTGATGATAAAGAAATTGCGATAATTAAGAAAGACAGTGTCAAGATAATAGATGCATTTGGCAAAGATGTGCAGAAATCTGTATTTGAGGTAAAATGGGACGTTGAGTCGGCAGAAAAGAGCGGATATGAGCATTTCATGCTGAAAGAAATTCACGAACAACCTAATGCCATAAAAGACACATTAAGAGGTAGGATAATAAATGATGGCGAAATTGTATTAGACAAGGTGAAAATAACAAAGGATGAGATTGACAAGATTGAGAAAATATTTATTGTTGCGTGTGGAACTGCATATCATGCAGGTGTTGTCGGGAAATATGCTATAGAGAAATTTGCAAGAATACCTGTTGAAGTAGATATAGCTTCAGAATTTAGATATAGAGAACCAATTATAAACGAAAGAACATTGACAATAGTAGTAAGTCAGTCAGGTGAAACAGCAGATACGATTGCGGCACTTAAAGAGGCTAAAAAACATAATTCCCGAGTAATAGCAATCACAAACGTTGTGGGAAGCTCTATATCGAGAGAAGCAGACGATGTAATTTATACTTGGGCAGGGCCTGAGATTGCCGTTGCATCCACAAAGGCGTACACGACACAGTTAGTAGCTTTATATCTCATTGCATTAGATTTGGCATTGAAGAAGGGAACAATTGAAAAAGAATATGCAAAACAAATCTGCGATGAATTAAAGAAACTTCCTGAGAGGGCAGAACGCATATTAAATTACAAAGATGAGCTTCAAGAATTTGCATCAAATCATTTTAATACGAAAGACGTATTCTATTTGGGAAGAGGTCTTGACTACGCTGTCGCTATGGAAGGATCTTTAAAGCTTAAAGAAATATCATATATACATTCAGAAGCATACGCAGCAGGTGAATTAAAACATGGAACATTAGCATTGATCGAAAATGGCACATTAGTCATTGCACTGGCAACACAGGAACACCTTTTTGAGAAGATGCTTAGCAATATAAGAGAAGTAACAACAAGAGGCGGCTACGTACTTGCGTTCGCAATGGAAGGAAATAAGCAATTAGAAGGAATCGTCGAGAAAGTCATATATTTACCGAAGACGATGGAAGAAGTGGCTCCAATAATCACAGTAATACCGCTGCAGCTTTTAGCGTACTACATGGCAGTTGAAAAAGGATGCGATGTTGATAAACCTCGTAACCTTGCAAAAAGCGTAACCGTAGAATGA
- the glmM gene encoding phosphoglucosamine mutase: protein MARLFGTDGVRGIANKDLTPQLAFELGRAGAYVLTECSRRPKILIGRDSRVSGDMLQSALTAGLTSVGAEVIDAGIIPTPAVAYLTRLYKLDAGVVISASHNPVEYNGIKFFNKDGYKLPDEVEDKIEKIINENSDLPTPTGLDVGNVIESKSAQRDYIEFLKSTINCDLKGLKIVLDCAYGASSTVAPILFHELGADVILYGSHPNGEKINVKCGSTNPKVLQEIVAGTGADVGFAFDGDADRLIAVDEKGNIVDGDHIMAMCGIHLKSRGKLNKNTVVVTVMSNIGLDIALKQNGIDVVKTKVGDRYVLEEMVRNGYSIGGEQSGHIIFLDHNTTGDGEITALKVAELLVSSGKKLSELSGVMVSYPQVLINAKVKNELKHKYMDDEDIAREINKLEKEMQGEGRVLIRPSGTEPLVRVMVEGKDQEKIESMAKELASLIEKKLN, encoded by the coding sequence ATGGCAAGATTATTCGGAACGGATGGTGTGAGGGGTATTGCCAACAAGGATCTTACACCGCAGCTTGCATTTGAGCTGGGAAGAGCCGGCGCATATGTTCTAACAGAATGCTCCAGAAGGCCAAAGATTTTGATAGGACGTGATAGCCGCGTATCTGGCGATATGCTTCAGAGTGCCCTTACAGCAGGCCTTACATCAGTTGGAGCTGAAGTCATAGATGCAGGCATTATACCGACACCCGCTGTTGCATATTTAACAAGGCTTTATAAATTAGATGCAGGAGTAGTCATTTCCGCATCACATAATCCCGTGGAGTACAATGGAATAAAATTTTTTAATAAAGATGGATATAAACTTCCGGATGAAGTAGAAGACAAGATAGAAAAGATAATAAATGAGAATAGCGATTTACCAACTCCGACAGGATTAGATGTTGGAAATGTGATAGAAAGCAAAAGTGCTCAGAGGGATTACATCGAATTTTTGAAGTCCACCATAAACTGTGATTTAAAAGGTTTAAAGATAGTTTTAGATTGCGCATATGGTGCCAGCAGCACAGTCGCACCAATACTTTTTCATGAATTAGGTGCAGATGTAATACTGTACGGTTCGCATCCAAATGGAGAAAAAATAAATGTCAAATGCGGATCTACGAATCCAAAGGTATTGCAGGAGATTGTAGCTGGAACCGGTGCCGATGTAGGATTTGCCTTTGATGGAGATGCAGATAGATTAATTGCAGTTGACGAAAAAGGTAACATCGTTGATGGAGATCACATAATGGCTATGTGCGGCATACATCTTAAAAGTAGAGGCAAACTAAATAAAAATACAGTAGTTGTGACAGTGATGAGCAACATAGGTTTGGATATAGCGCTAAAGCAAAATGGCATAGATGTCGTTAAAACAAAAGTCGGCGACAGATATGTATTGGAGGAAATGGTTAGAAACGGTTACTCAATAGGTGGCGAGCAATCAGGTCATATAATATTTCTTGACCACAATACAACAGGAGATGGCGAGATTACTGCACTTAAGGTTGCTGAACTTCTTGTCTCAAGCGGCAAAAAGCTGTCAGAATTGTCAGGAGTAATGGTTTCATATCCTCAGGTTTTGATAAATGCCAAAGTCAAGAATGAATTAAAGCACAAATACATGGATGACGAAGACATAGCTAGAGAAATAAATAAATTAGAAAAAGAGATGCAAGGCGAAGGACGTGTGCTAATAAGACCGTCAGGTACAGAGCCATTAGTCAGGGTAATGGTAGAAGGGAAAGATCAAGAAAAGATTGAATCGATGGCAAAAGAATTGGCTAGCTTGATTGAAAAAAAGCTTAATTAA